The following proteins come from a genomic window of Tissierellales bacterium:
- the rpsB gene encoding 30S ribosomal protein S2, producing MSVVTMKSLLEAGVHFGHQTRRWNPKMDEYIFTERNGIYIIDLQQTVKMIDDAYNFIREIAENDGEILFVGTKKQAQEAIETEAKRCGMHYVSQRWLGGMLTNYKTIRKRVDRLHELNKMEEEGIFEVLPKKEVMQLKHEADRLEKFLGGIKTMDKLPDAVYVVDPRKERIAVREAQILGIPVIAIVDTNCDPDEIDYVIPGNDDAIRAVKLITETVANAVLEGKQGEQLDIEE from the coding sequence ATGTCAGTAGTTACAATGAAAAGTTTACTAGAAGCGGGTGTTCATTTTGGCCATCAAACAAGAAGATGGAATCCTAAAATGGATGAATATATTTTTACGGAAAGAAATGGTATCTATATAATTGATTTGCAACAAACTGTAAAAATGATTGATGATGCTTACAATTTTATTAGAGAAATTGCAGAAAACGATGGTGAAATTTTATTTGTTGGTACTAAAAAACAAGCTCAGGAAGCCATTGAGACAGAAGCAAAAAGATGTGGTATGCACTATGTTAGTCAAAGATGGTTAGGTGGAATGTTGACTAATTATAAAACTATTAGAAAACGTGTAGACAGACTTCATGAGTTAAACAAAATGGAAGAAGAGGGAATATTTGAAGTACTACCTAAAAAAGAAGTTATGCAATTAAAACATGAGGCTGATAGACTTGAAAAGTTCTTAGGTGGTATAAAAACTATGGATAAGCTTCCAGATGCAGTTTATGTTGTAGACCCAAGAAAAGAAAGAATTGCTGTAAGAGAAGCTCAAATCTTAGGCATTCCTGTTATAGCTATTGTAGATACAAATTGTGATCCAGATGAAATTGATTACGTTATTCCTGGAAATGATGATGCTATAAGAGCAGTTAAGCTTATAACTGAAACAGTGGCTAATGCAGTATTAGAAGGTAAACAAGGGGAACAATTAGATATAGAAGAATAA
- the tsf gene encoding translation elongation factor Ts, whose amino-acid sequence MKISAALVKELREKTGAGMLDCKNTLVETDGDIDEAIVLLREKGLLKAAKKSDRIAAEGLVDAYIHNGRIGVLVEVNSETDFVAKTDEFKKFVKDIAMQVAASNPTYVAKEDVPEAEIEKEKEILLQQAINEGKPEHIAEKIVSGRIAKYYEEVCLLEQPYIKDGDKKIKDLLNEKISTIGENIKIRRFERFVVGEGLEKREEDFAAEVEKQMEK is encoded by the coding sequence ATGAAAATAAGTGCAGCTTTAGTAAAGGAATTAAGAGAAAAAACTGGTGCAGGAATGTTAGATTGTAAAAATACCTTAGTGGAAACTGATGGTGATATAGATGAAGCAATAGTTCTTCTAAGAGAAAAAGGATTATTAAAAGCAGCTAAAAAATCTGACAGAATTGCAGCTGAAGGCCTTGTGGATGCATATATACATAATGGCAGAATTGGTGTATTAGTTGAAGTAAATTCAGAAACGGATTTTGTTGCTAAAACTGATGAATTTAAAAAATTTGTTAAAGACATAGCGATGCAAGTAGCTGCATCAAATCCTACGTATGTTGCAAAAGAAGATGTACCAGAAGCAGAAATAGAAAAAGAAAAAGAAATTTTACTTCAACAAGCAATAAATGAAGGGAAACCTGAACATATTGCTGAGAAAATAGTATCTGGTAGAATTGCGAAATATTATGAAGAAGTATGTTTACTTGAACAACCTTATATAAAGGATGGCGACAAGAAGATTAAAGATTTATTAAATGAAAAAATATCAACAATAGGTGAAAATATAAAAATAAGAAGATTTGAACGATTTGTAGTTGGAGAAGGACTAGAAAAAAGGGAAGAAGATTTTGCTGCAGAAGTTGAAAAACAAATGGAAAAGTAA
- the pyrH gene encoding UMP kinase codes for MSQPKYKRVILKLSGEALAGDKGFGLDEKTISTISEEVKKIHEIGVEVSIVVGGGNFWRGRSAKQMDRTTSDYMGMLGTVINGLALQEALEKKGVKTRVQTAIEMRQIAEPYIRRKAIRHLEKNRVVIFAAGSGNPYFSTDTAAALRAAEIEAEVILLAKKGVDGVYDSDPNENFSAKKFENLRYIDILNMGLGVIDSTATSLCMDNNIPLIVFGIDEPDNIVNVVLGKKIGTHIKEE; via the coding sequence ATGTCCCAACCAAAATATAAAAGAGTAATTTTAAAACTAAGTGGCGAGGCATTAGCTGGTGATAAAGGATTTGGACTGGATGAGAAAACTATTTCTACTATATCTGAAGAAGTAAAAAAAATTCATGAAATTGGAGTAGAAGTAAGTATTGTAGTTGGCGGAGGAAATTTTTGGAGAGGGCGTAGTGCTAAACAAATGGATAGAACTACATCAGATTATATGGGAATGTTAGGAACTGTCATAAATGGACTTGCTTTACAAGAGGCCCTAGAAAAAAAGGGCGTAAAAACTAGAGTTCAAACAGCTATAGAAATGAGACAAATTGCCGAACCCTATATTAGAAGAAAAGCAATTAGACATTTAGAAAAAAATAGAGTAGTAATATTTGCAGCTGGTTCAGGTAACCCTTACTTTTCAACAGATACAGCTGCCGCTCTAAGGGCTGCTGAAATCGAAGCAGAGGTAATATTATTAGCAAAAAAAGGTGTAGATGGAGTTTATGATTCAGATCCTAATGAAAATTTCTCAGCTAAAAAATTTGAAAATTTACGTTACATAGATATATTAAATATGGGATTAGGAGTAATAGATTCTACTGCTACTTCATTATGTATGGATAATAACATTCCTTTGATAGTTTTTGGCATTGATGAACCGGACAATATTGTTAATGTTGTTCTAGGTAAAAAAATTGGTACACATATTAAGGAGGAATAA
- the frr gene encoding ribosome recycling factor yields the protein MYLDVHKETEEKMENSINAFKDELMGIRVGRANPALLSKITVESYGVMTPLNQVSSISAPEPRLLVIQPWDPNLIPEIEKAILKSDLGLNPSNDGKLVRLPIPQLTEERRRDLAKVVGKNAENAKIAVRNTRREANDKIKKMEKNKEISEDEQKLAEEEVQKITDRYIEEIDKITKVKEEELMEI from the coding sequence ATGTATTTAGATGTTCATAAGGAAACAGAAGAAAAAATGGAAAACTCAATTAATGCTTTTAAAGATGAGCTTATGGGCATTAGGGTAGGAAGGGCTAATCCAGCCTTACTTAGTAAAATTACTGTTGAATCCTATGGTGTAATGACTCCTCTAAATCAAGTTTCTAGTATTTCTGCGCCAGAACCAAGATTATTAGTAATACAACCTTGGGACCCAAATTTAATACCTGAGATTGAAAAGGCTATTTTAAAATCAGATTTAGGTTTAAATCCTTCAAATGATGGAAAACTTGTAAGATTGCCTATCCCTCAGCTAACAGAAGAAAGAAGAAGAGATTTAGCTAAAGTAGTAGGTAAAAATGCTGAGAATGCTAAAATAGCAGTAAGAAATACTAGAAGAGAAGCTAATGATAAAATTAAAAAAATGGAAAAAAACAAAGAAATTAGCGAAGATGAACAAAAATTAGCTGAAGAAGAGGTACAAAAAATTACTGATAGGTATATTGAGGAAATTGATAAGATAACTAAGGTAAAAGAAGAAGAATTGATGGAGATTTAA
- a CDS encoding isoprenyl transferase encodes MKKKDKLRSQIDMNNLPKHIAIIMDGNGRWAKKRHMPRNYGHQVGVERVKEIVEVAGNIGIEHLTLYAFSTENWKRPETEIEGLMKLLVHYIKYELNRIHRNNVKIIILGDYSKLPEAPRKEVERAVEKTKNNTGMILNIGLNYGGRDEIIYGVKNLLRDVKMGKMDIDDLNENTFSNYLYTKDQPDPDLLIRPSGELRVSNFLLYQIAYTEFLFSNIYWPDFDEEKFYQAIVDYQNRERRFGGI; translated from the coding sequence ATGAAAAAGAAGGATAAATTGAGATCACAAATAGATATGAATAATTTGCCGAAGCATATAGCTATTATTATGGATGGAAATGGAAGATGGGCGAAAAAAAGGCATATGCCAAGAAACTATGGGCATCAGGTAGGTGTAGAAAGAGTTAAAGAAATAGTTGAAGTGGCTGGTAATATAGGGATAGAACATTTAACTTTATATGCTTTTTCTACTGAGAATTGGAAAAGGCCAGAGACCGAAATAGAAGGGCTTATGAAATTACTAGTTCATTATATTAAATATGAATTAAATAGAATTCATAGAAATAATGTTAAAATAATAATTTTAGGAGATTATTCTAAACTTCCAGAAGCTCCTAGAAAGGAAGTAGAAAGGGCTGTGGAAAAAACTAAAAATAATACGGGTATGATTCTTAATATTGGATTAAACTATGGCGGTAGAGATGAAATAATTTATGGTGTAAAAAATTTATTAAGAGATGTAAAAATGGGTAAAATGGATATAGATGATTTAAATGAGAATACTTTCTCTAATTATTTATATACTAAAGATCAACCAGATCCGGATTTACTTATTAGACCTAGTGGTGAATTGAGGGTTAGTAATTTTTTACTATATCAAATAGCATATACTGAATTTTTGTTTTCAAATATTTATTGGCCGGATTTTGATGAGGAAAAGTTTTACCAGGCAATTGTTGATTATCAAAATAGGGAAAGACGGTTTGGGGGAATTTAA
- a CDS encoding phosphatidate cytidylyltransferase — protein sequence MKELLIRSISGIVGLILIIFITMKGGALLSGLVLLLSLVGLYEFYTALENVKYKPIKIIGYLFAIALFFRNLAFNLLSLEFLIAIFLTLLLIIPVFKKEVSFQDTAVTFLSMFYIPFFLNHIVYLDKVKYIWLVYIIAWGTDTFAYISGNLFGTKKLCPSISPNKTIGGSIGGVLGSVLLTVLFSKFMGLKEIGALIILGIVVSIIAQLGDLAASKIKRATKIKDFGNIIPGHGGVLDRFDSILLTAPAVYYYIKYFFT from the coding sequence GTGAAAGAGCTATTAATTAGAAGTATTAGTGGGATAGTAGGTCTTATTTTAATAATATTTATAACCATGAAAGGTGGAGCTTTATTAAGCGGTTTAGTTTTATTACTTTCTTTAGTAGGACTTTATGAGTTTTATACAGCATTAGAAAATGTAAAATATAAACCCATAAAAATTATAGGGTATTTATTTGCTATAGCATTGTTTTTTAGAAATTTGGCATTTAATTTATTATCTTTAGAATTTTTAATAGCAATTTTTCTTACTTTACTATTAATAATACCTGTTTTCAAAAAAGAAGTAAGTTTCCAGGATACTGCTGTTACTTTTCTTAGTATGTTTTATATACCATTTTTTTTGAATCATATTGTATATCTAGACAAAGTAAAATATATATGGCTAGTTTATATAATTGCTTGGGGAACTGATACCTTTGCCTATATATCTGGAAATTTATTCGGTACAAAAAAATTATGCCCTAGTATTAGCCCAAATAAGACAATTGGGGGCTCAATAGGCGGGGTATTAGGTAGTGTATTATTGACTGTATTGTTTTCAAAATTTATGGGGTTGAAGGAAATAGGGGCTTTAATCATACTGGGAATAGTAGTTTCAATAATAGCACAACTAGGGGATTTAGCAGCATCAAAAATAAAAAGGGCTACTAAAATAAAGGATTTTGGAAATATAATTCCTGGTCATGGTGGAGTTTTAGATAGATTTGATAGCATACTTTTAACCGCACCAGCAGTATATTATTATATAAAATACTTTTTTACTTAG
- the rseP gene encoding RIP metalloprotease RseP — MNFLQTAIAAIFVFLFVILFHEFGHFAVAKLVGIKVHEFSIGMGPKLYQKQTSETDYTIRALPIGGYVRMEGEDERSNDPRSFNNKPIWARMAVIVAGAIMNFILAIIVYSIISGIVGVPTTVIQEPIVDSPAHRAGLESGDSIIRINNKDVKSWNSIVVEISNAKADEEMEITILRNGETKDIALIPTFNKEEERIMIGIAPVMEKGFLLSIKAGFQETGTILKLMFQFLGMLFRGEVTSDYLSGPIGVIHTIGDAAKYGFINVLSLMGYISVNLGFFNLLPIPALDGSRILFLIIELFRGKPMDPEKEGVIHLIGFVLLLGLMVFVTYTDIVRFKLLGR; from the coding sequence GTGAATTTTTTGCAAACAGCAATAGCGGCAATCTTTGTATTTTTATTTGTAATTTTGTTCCATGAATTTGGACATTTTGCAGTAGCAAAATTAGTTGGAATTAAGGTACATGAATTTTCTATTGGTATGGGACCTAAATTATATCAAAAACAAACTAGTGAAACTGATTATACTATAAGGGCATTACCTATAGGTGGATATGTAAGAATGGAAGGTGAAGATGAACGTTCTAATGATCCGAGAAGTTTTAATAATAAGCCAATATGGGCAAGAATGGCTGTAATTGTAGCAGGTGCTATTATGAATTTCATATTAGCTATTATTGTATATTCAATTATTTCAGGTATAGTTGGAGTACCTACAACGGTGATTCAAGAGCCTATAGTAGACTCACCTGCCCATAGGGCTGGATTGGAATCTGGAGATTCAATTATTAGAATTAACAATAAAGACGTAAAAAGTTGGAATTCTATAGTTGTAGAAATAAGTAATGCCAAAGCAGATGAAGAAATGGAAATTACAATACTTAGAAATGGGGAAACAAAAGATATTGCTTTAATACCAACTTTTAATAAAGAAGAAGAAAGAATAATGATAGGAATAGCACCAGTAATGGAAAAAGGATTTCTGTTATCAATAAAGGCTGGTTTTCAAGAAACTGGTACAATATTAAAACTTATGTTTCAGTTTTTAGGAATGTTATTTAGGGGTGAAGTAACGTCCGATTATTTATCTGGTCCTATAGGAGTAATTCATACTATAGGTGATGCAGCTAAATATGGTTTTATAAATGTACTTTCTTTAATGGGATATATTAGTGTAAACTTAGGCTTCTTTAATTTATTACCTATTCCTGCTTTAGATGGTAGTAGAATATTATTTTTAATTATAGAGTTGTTTAGGGGCAAACCAATGGATCCAGAAAAGGAAGGTGTTATACATCTTATAGGATTTGTATTATTATTAGGTTTAATGGTATTTGTTACCTATACAGATATTGTTAGGTTTAAGCTATTGGGAAGGTGA
- the ispG gene encoding flavodoxin-dependent (E)-4-hydroxy-3-methylbut-2-enyl-diphosphate synthase, with translation MERRKSKKIMVGDVPIGGDAPITVQSMTNTNTKDIDSTVKQIKDLEEAGCHIIRVAVTDIESCKAIGEIKKEINIPLISDVQFDYKLAIESVKNGADCLRINPGNIGSKQKIQEVVKICKERNVPIRIGANSGSIKKEYLEEYNGVNADSIVYSALENVRILEGMNYDNIKISLKASNVDLTIKSHEKMAKLVDYPFHLGITEAGPPWQGTIKSAVGIGSLLSRGIGDTIRVSLTGDPVEEVKVGREILKSLNLLNEGVEIISCPTCGRTQIDLIKIVEEALERLDPIKKPLKVAIMGCIVNGPGEAKEADIGIAGGKGNGIIFKKGKIIKKVKEEELLDELIKEIEEL, from the coding sequence GTGGAAAGAAGAAAGAGTAAAAAAATTATGGTTGGAGATGTACCAATTGGTGGTGATGCACCTATTACTGTCCAATCTATGACTAATACAAATACTAAAGATATAGATTCAACAGTTAAACAAATAAAGGATTTGGAAGAGGCAGGTTGTCATATAATAAGGGTTGCCGTAACAGATATAGAATCATGTAAGGCTATAGGTGAAATTAAAAAAGAAATAAATATCCCCTTAATATCTGATGTACAATTTGACTATAAATTAGCAATTGAATCAGTGAAAAATGGGGCTGATTGCTTAAGAATTAATCCTGGTAATATTGGCTCAAAACAAAAGATACAAGAGGTAGTAAAAATATGTAAAGAAAGAAATGTACCCATTAGGATAGGTGCTAATTCTGGCTCTATAAAAAAAGAATATTTGGAAGAATATAACGGTGTCAATGCAGATTCCATAGTCTATAGTGCCTTGGAAAATGTACGAATACTAGAGGGAATGAATTATGATAATATAAAAATTTCTTTAAAAGCAAGTAATGTGGATTTAACTATAAAATCTCATGAAAAAATGGCTAAATTAGTAGATTATCCTTTTCATTTAGGTATAACAGAGGCAGGTCCACCATGGCAAGGAACTATTAAATCAGCTGTAGGCATAGGTTCTTTACTTTCTAGGGGTATAGGTGATACTATTAGAGTTTCCCTAACAGGTGATCCTGTAGAGGAGGTAAAGGTGGGGCGGGAAATACTTAAGTCTTTAAATTTATTAAATGAGGGTGTAGAAATTATTTCATGTCCTACCTGTGGTAGAACTCAAATAGATTTAATTAAAATTGTAGAAGAGGCTTTAGAAAGATTAGACCCTATTAAAAAGCCATTGAAGGTTGCTATAATGGGCTGTATAGTTAACGGACCAGGAGAAGCAAAAGAAGCGGATATAGGTATTGCAGGAGGTAAAGGAAATGGTATAATATTTAAAAAGGGTAAGATTATAAAAAAGGTAAAGGAAGAAGAACTACTAGATGAATTGATTAAAGAAATTGAAGAACTATAA
- a CDS encoding PolC-type DNA polymerase III, protein MPRKKLESIIDDNSKLKKISDIENLYLKKVYVNTEKNILNIILSSKVIIDDKIFELLKEYFTTKFNYRFHINFRMNYDLEDISVGDIMDKYWDNILYLIQNQVPSSTAWGDKLDWEVNNNSLILKVSNEILLYAMKSNSVDRKIQGKINNELNKNIKVEIISKSFREQNGEIVKKSVKAEKEIAKGMVNCSNNKKVNKPRTLSNGYSYGKKIKGDTIPIKDVNNESGNVVVMGEVFDLETRDIRGNKKLFTFNITDYTYSMAVKVFLGKKDYEKFENHVKNGAFVKIEGNAVYDTYSRYTVIMLKSLDVVEKPMRKDYSEEKRVELHLHTKMSSMDGVTNFFDLAKRAKEWGHKAITITDHGVVQGFPNAMYASEELGIKVIYGLEGYLINDSKLIVSETNDDINNSYVVFDIETTGLSPKNDRITEIGAVKIEDGKIVDRYNQLVNPGVPIPEKIVELTGISDELVKNEPKVNEILPEFYEFIKDTILVAHNASFDIGFIRENFFKIGINITNPVLDTLGLTRALFPQLKSYKLDRVAKYLNVELKDHHRAVNDAEATANIFLKCLDALSDKGIKTLDDINKRLLSNKNIKNEETFHIVILAKNQTGLKNLYKLVSLSHLEHFYRKPRIPKSILDKYREGLIIGSACEAGELYKAILTNKNFNEIRSIVEFYDYLEIQPIGNNNHLIRKGLVKDEEELKRINKQIVGLGERFRKPVVATGDVHFLEPEDEIYRRILMFGQGFSDADIQPPLYFKSTDEMLAEFDYLGEKKAKEVVIYNTQKVANACDDLRPIPEGTYPPVIEGSDEKLKDITFNKAKDIYGDPLPNIVEKRLNRELNSIIENGYAVMYIIAEKLVNKSLKDGYLVGSRGSVGSSFVATMSGVTEVNPLVPHYVCPKCKYSEFIEDGSVASGIDLPDKDCPNCNNKLDKDGHDIPFEVFLGFEGDKEPDIDLNFAGEYQPVAHKYTEDLFGEGFVFRAGTIGTIASKTAYGFVRKYFDEKDGYVHPAEINRLVEGCSGVRRTSGQHPGGIMIVPEYKDIYDFSPIQYPANDKDSGVITTHFDYHSISEQILKLDILGHDVPTIIKMLEDITDKDALKISLDDEETMKLFTSIEPLGLNEKDFNCEVGTLGIPEFGTRFVRQMLVDTQPTTFAELVRISGLSHGTDVWLNNAQDLIKEGKATLSNVISTRDDIMLYLIYEGLDKKLAFQIMEKVRKGKGLSDDDEKQMKEINVPDWYLDSCNKIKYMFPKAHAAAYVMMSFRIAYYKVHYPEAFYATYFTTRANDFDAGLVLNGKKVVEEKIRQLESLGNDKTAKEKNLLTVLEVVLEMYCRGYNFENVDLYKSHSDKFLIGTNGIIPPLKTIEGVGGRAARNIVKEREKGKFISIEDFATRAKVSKTVIEALKEHNCFYGLPEANQINLFNI, encoded by the coding sequence ATGCCAAGAAAAAAATTAGAATCAATTATAGATGATAATTCTAAACTTAAAAAAATAAGTGATATAGAAAATCTTTATTTAAAAAAAGTATATGTAAATACTGAAAAAAATATATTAAATATAATACTGTCTTCAAAGGTTATAATAGATGATAAAATATTTGAGTTATTAAAAGAATATTTTACTACTAAATTTAATTATAGGTTCCATATTAATTTTAGAATGAACTATGATTTAGAGGATATTAGTGTTGGAGATATAATGGATAAGTATTGGGATAATATACTTTATTTAATTCAAAATCAGGTCCCTTCAAGTACAGCTTGGGGGGATAAACTAGATTGGGAAGTAAATAATAATAGTTTAATTTTAAAAGTTAGTAATGAAATATTATTATATGCTATGAAAAGCAATTCAGTGGATAGGAAAATTCAAGGTAAAATAAATAATGAACTAAATAAAAATATTAAGGTGGAAATTATAAGTAAAAGCTTTAGGGAACAAAATGGAGAAATAGTTAAAAAGTCTGTTAAGGCTGAAAAGGAAATTGCTAAAGGAATGGTGAATTGTTCTAATAATAAGAAGGTTAATAAACCTAGAACCCTAAGTAATGGATATTCCTATGGTAAGAAAATAAAAGGGGATACAATCCCTATTAAGGATGTAAACAACGAAAGTGGCAATGTAGTAGTCATGGGAGAAGTATTTGATTTAGAAACTAGGGATATAAGGGGAAATAAAAAATTATTTACCTTTAATATAACGGATTATACTTATTCTATGGCCGTAAAAGTATTTTTAGGCAAAAAAGATTATGAAAAGTTTGAAAACCATGTTAAAAATGGAGCTTTTGTAAAAATAGAAGGCAATGCAGTATATGACACTTACTCTAGATATACTGTAATAATGCTTAAATCATTAGATGTAGTCGAAAAGCCTATGAGAAAAGATTATTCTGAAGAAAAACGAGTAGAACTTCATCTTCATACTAAAATGAGTTCTATGGATGGGGTTACTAATTTTTTTGATTTAGCTAAAAGGGCTAAAGAATGGGGTCATAAAGCAATTACTATTACTGATCATGGAGTTGTACAAGGTTTTCCAAATGCTATGTATGCTAGTGAGGAACTAGGTATAAAAGTCATTTATGGCCTAGAGGGTTATTTAATAAATGATAGTAAGCTTATTGTATCGGAGACAAACGATGATATAAACAACAGCTATGTAGTATTTGATATTGAAACTACTGGTCTTTCCCCTAAGAATGATAGAATTACTGAAATAGGGGCAGTAAAGATTGAAGATGGTAAAATTGTTGATAGATATAACCAGTTAGTAAATCCAGGAGTACCTATACCAGAGAAAATTGTAGAACTTACAGGAATAAGTGATGAATTAGTAAAGAATGAGCCTAAAGTTAATGAAATACTACCTGAATTTTATGAGTTTATTAAAGACACAATATTAGTTGCCCATAATGCAAGTTTTGACATTGGCTTTATTAGGGAAAATTTCTTCAAAATAGGGATTAATATAACTAATCCAGTATTAGATACTCTAGGATTGACGAGAGCTTTATTTCCTCAATTAAAAAGCTATAAATTAGATAGGGTAGCTAAATATTTAAATGTTGAATTAAAGGACCACCATAGGGCGGTAAATGATGCAGAGGCTACGGCTAATATTTTCTTGAAATGTTTAGATGCATTATCTGATAAGGGCATTAAAACTTTAGATGATATAAACAAAAGATTGCTTTCTAATAAAAATATAAAAAATGAAGAAACTTTCCACATAGTAATATTAGCGAAGAATCAAACTGGACTGAAGAATTTATATAAACTTGTATCATTGTCTCATTTAGAACATTTTTATCGTAAGCCTAGGATACCGAAATCTATATTGGATAAATATAGAGAAGGTTTAATTATTGGTAGTGCCTGTGAGGCTGGAGAACTATATAAGGCTATATTAACTAATAAGAATTTTAATGAAATAAGAAGTATTGTTGAATTTTATGATTATTTAGAGATTCAACCTATTGGCAATAATAACCACTTAATTAGAAAGGGATTAGTGAAAGATGAAGAGGAGCTCAAAAGGATAAATAAGCAAATTGTTGGTTTAGGGGAAAGATTTAGAAAACCTGTAGTTGCTACAGGTGATGTTCATTTTTTAGAGCCTGAAGATGAAATCTATAGAAGAATTTTAATGTTTGGCCAAGGTTTTTCAGATGCAGATATACAACCACCTTTATATTTTAAATCAACAGATGAAATGCTAGCTGAATTTGATTATTTAGGAGAGAAAAAAGCAAAGGAAGTTGTTATATATAATACCCAAAAGGTGGCCAACGCTTGTGATGATTTAAGACCAATTCCAGAGGGAACTTATCCGCCAGTAATTGAAGGTTCAGATGAGAAATTAAAAGACATTACTTTTAATAAAGCAAAAGATATTTATGGAGATCCATTACCAAATATTGTGGAGAAAAGATTAAACAGAGAATTAAATTCAATTATAGAAAATGGATATGCAGTAATGTATATTATTGCTGAAAAGCTTGTTAATAAATCATTAAAGGATGGTTATTTAGTTGGTTCTAGAGGTTCTGTTGGTTCTTCTTTTGTAGCTACCATGAGTGGAGTAACAGAGGTAAACCCTTTAGTTCCTCATTATGTATGTCCAAAATGCAAGTATAGTGAATTTATAGAAGATGGTTCTGTAGCATCTGGCATAGATTTACCTGATAAGGATTGTCCAAATTGTAATAATAAATTAGATAAAGATGGCCATGATATACCTTTTGAAGTATTCTTAGGTTTTGAAGGGGATAAAGAACCAGATATAGATTTAAATTTTGCTGGTGAGTATCAGCCAGTAGCCCATAAGTATACAGAGGATTTATTTGGAGAAGGCTTTGTCTTTAGGGCAGGTACTATTGGAACTATTGCAAGTAAAACTGCCTATGGATTTGTACGAAAATATTTTGATGAAAAAGATGGCTATGTTCATCCAGCTGAAATTAATAGATTGGTGGAAGGATGCTCTGGCGTTAGACGAACTTCAGGACAGCATCCAGGTGGTATTATGATTGTACCAGAGTATAAAGATATTTATGATTTTTCCCCTATTCAATACCCAGCAAATGATAAAGATTCTGGAGTTATCACGACTCATTTTGATTATCATTCTATAAGTGAACAAATACTAAAATTAGATATATTAGGTCATGATGTTCCTACTATAATAAAGATGTTAGAGGATATTACTGATAAGGATGCTCTTAAAATATCTTTAGATGATGAAGAGACTATGAAGCTATTTACAAGTATTGAACCTTTAGGCCTCAATGAAAAAGACTTTAATTGTGAAGTAGGAACCTTAGGAATCCCTGAATTTGGAACTAGGTTTGTAAGACAAATGTTAGTTGATACACAGCCAACAACTTTTGCAGAACTTGTAAGAATAAGTGGTCTTTCTCACGGTACTGATGTTTGGTTAAATAATGCTCAGGATTTAATAAAAGAAGGAAAAGCTACTTTAAGCAATGTTATTTCTACAAGAGATGATATTATGCTTTATTTAATCTATGAGGGACTAGATAAAAAGTTAGCATTCCAGATAATGGAGAAAGTTAGAAAAGGTAAAGGCTTAAGTGATGATGATGAAAAGCAGATGAAAGAAATTAATGTGCCAGATTGGTATTTAGATTCTTGTAATAAAATAAAATATATGTTCCCTAAGGCTCATGCTGCAGCTTATGTTATGATGTCTTTTAGGATTGCTTATTATAAGGTTCATTATCCAGAAGCTTTTTATGCTACTTATTTTACTACTAGAGCTAATGATTTTGATGCAGGTTTAGTGTTGAACGGTAAAAAGGTTGTGGAAGAAAAGATAAGGCAATTAGAAAGTTTAGGTAATGATAAAACAGCAAAGGAAAAAAATTTATTAACTGTATTGGAAGTTGTTTTAGAAATGTATTGTAGAGGGTATAATTTTGAAAATGTAGATTTATATAAATCCCACAGTGACAAATTCTTAATAGGAACTAACGGTATTATTCCACCATTAAAAACTATAGAAGGAGTTGGAGGAAGGGCTGCTAGAAATATTGTTAAGGAGAGAGAAAAAGGGAAATTTATATCGATAGAAGACTTTGCTACTAGAGCTAAGGTTAGTAAGACGGTAATAGAAGCTTTGAAAGAACATAATTGTTTCTATGGATTACCAGAAGCCAACCAGATAAACCTTTTTAATATTTGA